The segment GCCACCGCTCGTCGCGCTGCTTGTCGTCGCTGACCTGGTCGACCACGAAGATGGGATCGCCGCCGTCCTGGTAGATGGGCTCGAACAGCGACACCGGGTCCTGGATGGCGTCCAGGGCGTGGACCACCTCTTCCCGCGGCTGGCCCAGCTCCTGGGCGATCTCTTCCAGGGTGGGTTCGCGCCCGTGCCGGTGGGTCAGCTGGTCCCGCACCTGCAAGGCCTTGTAGGCCACGTCACGCAGGGAACGGCTGACCCGGATGGGGGTGTTGTCGCGCAGGTACCGGCGAATCTCGCCGATGATCATCGGCACGGCATAGGTGGAAAAGCGGACGTTCTGTTCCAGGTCGAAGTTGTCGATGGCCTTCATCAAGCCGATGCATCCCACCTGAAACAGATCGTCCACCGGTTCGCCCCGGTGATTGAAACGTTGAATGACGCTCAAAACCAGCCTTAGATTGCCCTGCACCAGTTGCTGGCGGGCCTCTTCGTCGCCCTCGCGCATGCGGCGAAACAGGACCCTCATCTGCTCGTTGGACAGCACCGGCAGTTCGGCCGTATTGACCCCGCAGATCTCCACCTTGTTGATCATGCGGCTCATGGGCACGCGGTTCCCTCCCGCCTGCCGGACGCTGCCTTCGCCGGCAGGCTGTGTGCGCACAGCCCGGGCTCGTCCTGCAACGGGGAGTATGCGCGTGGCTGGAAGCCGTTATTCATCGGCGACGCCCGGATCATTCGTCATAACGTTCCCCGGCGCGCAGCTGAGCATGCATTGGAGAGCCCCATTCCGCCGCACCGGAACGGGCCGCACCGGTGACCTGCGGGTCCGCACCACGGCAGGGATGAACCGGCCATCGATGGGTGACAAGGAGGTGACAAGTCTGCAATCAAACCGGGCAGGGAAGAAAGCAAAAGCCCCGCAGCACGGGCTGCGGGGCTTTTGCGCAAACCATACTGCGCGGATCAAGGGAGGGCTTCCTGGATCTTCTCCCGCAAGGCGTCCAGCTCGTCCTGGGTCGCGCCGTCCACTTCGCACCAGGTGGCCAGCGGGCACTGCCACTGCTGGTAGTCCAGCAGCCCGAAGGCCACCTCCAGCTGCCGGCGCGTCAGCACCGGCGCCTCCCCGGCCTCCATGGCCGCATCCAGGATATCGACCAGTTCCTCCAGCTCCTGCGGTTCGACCGCCGGTTCGACCTCCACGGCATGGATGTCGCAGCCGAAACCGGCAAAGTCGGCAACGTTCCGCAGGAGGGCCATCTCCCGCCCGGACAGCGCCACCGTGACCGCCGGTGTCCCTGGCATCGGGACCACCTCCCGGTTCCAGGATGCACCGGCCGCGGCGGGCCGCCTGTGACCGCCGTCACCAATTTGAAAAAGATTATCAACAGGATCCCGTCCGGATGGCGGCCCCTTGTTTTCCCCAGCTACTCCATCTTGCGGATCTCCCGGCGCAGGCGGTTGATGATCCGTTTCTCCAGCCGGGAGATGTAGGACTGGGAGATCCCCAGATGGTCGGCCACCTGCTTCTGGGTGCGCTCGATGCCGTCCACCAGGCCGAACCGCAGTTCCATGATCAGCCGCTCCCGCGGGGTGAGCCGCGCCAGGGCGCGGTGGAGCAGGTGCCGGTCCACCTTGGCCTCCAGGTCGCGGTAGATCACGTCCCCGTCGGTGGCGGGGATCACGTCGGAAAGCAGCAGTTCGTTGCCTTCCCAGTCCACGTTCAGCGGTTCGTCCAGGGACACCTCGTAGCGGGTCCGGCTGGTGCGGCGCAGGTGCATGAGGATCTCGTTCTCGATGCACTTCGATGCATAAGTGGCCAGCTTGATCCGCTTGGAGGGATCAAAGGTGTTCACGGCCTTGATCAGGCCGATGGTGCCGATGGACACCAGATCCTCGATGGGAATACCCGTGTTGTCGAACTTGCGGGCGATGTAGACCACCAGGCGCAGGTTGCGCTCGATCAGGGTGTGGCGAACCGCCGGATCGTCCTCGTCCAGGCGGTCCAGCAACAGTTCTTCCTCGTCGGCCGTCAGCGGCGGCGGCAGGGCCTGGCTGCCGCCGATGTAGTGCACGGGCAGCCACGCCGCACCGCTGCGCAACAGCCAGCGCAGGATGGCCAGCCGCACGGACCACTTCAACCGGAGCCACTGATGCCGCATCTCTGGCCGGTCCTCCCTCCCGACAGGTCTAGGACACCCGCGCCGCCGCCTGCCGGCCGGCGGGCGGGGCCTCCAGCAACGCGATGGGCAGAAGGGCCACATAATGCTGATCCCCGGTGAAGCGGCCGGGGAAGACGGCCACCACCGCCGGTCCCAGCGGGCGCCACCGGCCCGGCGGGGGCTCCACGGAGTGATCCGCCGCCGCTGGCGCCGCCGTCGTCCCGCCGCCACCGCCCGGCTCGCCGGGCGTTCCCGCCGCCGGGTCGGTGGTGGCGGCCGCGGCCCAATCCCGCTCGGGCTCCACGGGTGTCCCGGCGGCGAGCCGGCTCGCCGCCGGTCCTGCCAGGGCCGGCTCCCCCGCGGGCGGCCGCGGCGCAGGCGTCCCGTCCGGGGATGGGGCCGGTGCTGCCGGCAGCCCGGTGCCGGCGCCCCGTTCCCGGCGCTGCCGGTCTTCGTCTCCGCCCGGCACGGCCAGCCAGAGGGCGTCGGGGCGGAACCCGGCCAGAAAGCCCCGCTCCCGGCCGATGGAGGCAAAGGGCACGATGCGCAGCCGCTCCGCCCAGCCCGCACCGGCGGCCGCCCGGGCCCAGGCGGCGATGTCGTCCCCGGCCGCCACCGCCTGCCGCAGGACCGGGGGCAGCAGGGGCGCCACGGCCTGTTCTTCCACCACCACCACCGGCAGGCCCGTCAGAGGGTCCCGCAGCTGGTTGCCCGTGTCCACCAGGGCGGGCAGGTCCAGCCAGCGCCCTTCGCAGGCCACCCGCAGGGTGACGTACAGCGGTCCCGGCAGGGACCGCCGGCGCCAGGCCTGCCAGAAGAACCGGCCGGCCGCCACGGCG is part of the Thermaerobacter subterraneus DSM 13965 genome and harbors:
- the sigG gene encoding RNA polymerase sporulation sigma factor SigG, yielding MSRMINKVEICGVNTAELPVLSNEQMRVLFRRMREGDEEARQQLVQGNLRLVLSVIQRFNHRGEPVDDLFQVGCIGLMKAIDNFDLEQNVRFSTYAVPMIIGEIRRYLRDNTPIRVSRSLRDVAYKALQVRDQLTHRHGREPTLEEIAQELGQPREEVVHALDAIQDPVSLFEPIYQDGGDPIFVVDQVSDDKQRDERWLETIAVREAMSRLDEREQLIITKRFYQGKTQMEVANEIGISQAQVSRLEKAALQRMRKYM
- the sigE gene encoding RNA polymerase sporulation sigma factor SigE yields the protein MRHQWLRLKWSVRLAILRWLLRSGAAWLPVHYIGGSQALPPPLTADEEELLLDRLDEDDPAVRHTLIERNLRLVVYIARKFDNTGIPIEDLVSIGTIGLIKAVNTFDPSKRIKLATYASKCIENEILMHLRRTSRTRYEVSLDEPLNVDWEGNELLLSDVIPATDGDVIYRDLEAKVDRHLLHRALARLTPRERLIMELRFGLVDGIERTQKQVADHLGISQSYISRLEKRIINRLRREIRKME
- a CDS encoding sigma-E processing peptidase SpoIIGA, whose product is MPYVYLDLFVLVNAVVDYALLAATAQATQARTSRGRLALATAWGTAFACAVTLLPPGPWRSLPAVLLASVLMLLLAFWPVTPRRLLALAAWFYGLACFVAGGALAVLSLAAGGDGPGTVPRVSPALALVPAVGAAVAAGRFFWQAWRRRSLPGPLYVTLRVACEGRWLDLPALVDTGNQLRDPLTGLPVVVVEEQAVAPLLPPVLRQAVAAGDDIAAWARAAAGAGWAERLRIVPFASIGRERGFLAGFRPDALWLAVPGGDEDRQRRERGAGTGLPAAPAPSPDGTPAPRPPAGEPALAGPAASRLAAGTPVEPERDWAAAATTDPAAGTPGEPGGGGGTTAAPAAADHSVEPPPGRWRPLGPAVVAVFPGRFTGDQHYVALLPIALLEAPPAGRQAAARVS